One stretch of Streptomyces sp. NBC_00443 DNA includes these proteins:
- a CDS encoding ribonuclease J has product MSHPHPELKAAPPLPEGGLRVVALGGLGEIGRNMTVFEHAGKLLIVDCGVLFPEETQPGVDVILPDFTSIRDRLDDIVAVVLTHGHEDHIGAVPYLLRERSDIPVVGSKLTLAFLEAKLKEHGIRPRTVRVREGDRRGFGPFDCEFVAVNHSIPDSLAVAIRTRAGMVLHTGDFKMDQFPLDDRITDLRAFARLGEEGVDLFLTDSTNAEVPGFTTSERELNPAIEQVMRTAPRRVIVSSFASHVHRIQQVLDAAHQHSRKVAFVGRSMVRNMGIARDLGYLKVPSGLVVSTKELEKLPDHKITLVCTGSQGEPMAALSRMANRDHMIRIGKGDTVLLASSLIPGNENAIYRVINGLTRWGAHVVHKGNAKVHVSGHASAGELVYCYNIVKPRNVMPVHGEWRHLRANGDLAIRTGVDPDRVVIAEDGVVVDLVDGRASITGKVPAGNVYVDGMEVGGATEASLKDRLTLAEEGVVTVVAIVDADTGALAEAPDFLARGFVHDDTTFEPVIPVIEKTLATAAEEGVGDARQLEQLLARAVANWAFRTHRRKPLIIPVIIDA; this is encoded by the coding sequence ATGAGTCATCCGCACCCCGAACTTAAAGCCGCCCCGCCCCTTCCCGAAGGAGGGCTGCGGGTCGTCGCCCTGGGCGGCCTGGGTGAGATCGGCCGCAATATGACCGTCTTCGAGCATGCGGGCAAGCTGCTCATCGTCGACTGCGGCGTGCTGTTCCCCGAGGAGACCCAGCCCGGCGTGGACGTCATCCTGCCGGACTTCACCTCGATCCGGGACCGGCTGGACGACATCGTGGCCGTGGTGCTCACCCACGGCCACGAGGACCACATCGGCGCCGTGCCGTACCTGCTGCGCGAGCGGTCCGACATTCCCGTCGTCGGCTCCAAGCTGACTCTGGCGTTCCTGGAGGCCAAGCTCAAGGAGCACGGCATCCGGCCGCGCACGGTGCGGGTACGGGAGGGCGACAGGCGCGGCTTCGGGCCCTTCGACTGTGAGTTCGTGGCGGTCAACCACTCGATCCCGGACAGTCTCGCGGTCGCGATCCGCACCCGGGCCGGGATGGTGCTGCATACCGGCGACTTCAAGATGGACCAGTTCCCTCTCGACGATCGCATCACCGATCTGCGCGCCTTCGCCCGCCTCGGTGAGGAGGGCGTGGACCTGTTCCTCACCGACTCCACCAACGCCGAGGTCCCCGGCTTCACCACTTCCGAGCGTGAGCTGAACCCAGCGATCGAGCAGGTGATGCGCACCGCGCCGCGCCGGGTCATCGTCTCCAGCTTCGCCAGCCATGTGCACCGCATCCAGCAGGTCCTGGACGCCGCCCACCAGCACAGCCGCAAGGTCGCCTTCGTCGGCAGGTCGATGGTCCGCAACATGGGCATCGCCCGCGACCTGGGCTACCTGAAGGTCCCCTCCGGCCTGGTCGTGAGCACGAAGGAGCTGGAGAAGCTCCCGGACCACAAGATCACTCTGGTGTGCACCGGCTCCCAGGGCGAACCGATGGCTGCGCTGTCAAGGATGGCCAACCGCGACCACATGATCCGTATCGGCAAGGGCGACACCGTCCTGCTCGCCAGCTCCCTCATCCCCGGCAACGAGAACGCCATCTACCGGGTGATCAACGGACTTACCCGGTGGGGCGCCCACGTGGTCCACAAGGGCAACGCCAAGGTGCACGTCTCCGGGCACGCCAGCGCCGGCGAACTCGTCTACTGCTACAACATCGTCAAACCCCGCAACGTCATGCCCGTGCACGGCGAATGGCGCCATCTGCGGGCCAACGGCGACCTCGCCATCCGTACCGGCGTCGACCCCGACCGGGTCGTCATCGCCGAGGACGGCGTCGTCGTCGACCTCGTCGACGGGCGCGCGTCCATCACCGGCAAGGTTCCCGCCGGCAACGTCTACGTGGACGGCATGGAAGTCGGCGGCGCCACCGAGGCGTCCCTCAAGGACCGCCTCACCCTCGCAGAGGAAGGCGTCGTCACGGTGGTGGCGATCGTCGACGCGGACACCGGCGCCCTCGCGGAGGCCCCCGACTTCCTGGCCCGTGGCTTCGTCCACGACGACACCACCTTCGAGCCGGTCATCCCCGTCATCGAGAAGACCCTGGCCACCGCGGCCGAGGAAGGTGTCGGGGACGCGCGCCAACTCGAACAGCTTCTCGCCCGCGCCGTGGCGAACTGGGCGTTCCGCACGCACCGCCGCAAGCCCCTCATCATCCCCGTCATCATCGACGCCTGA
- a CDS encoding oxidoreductase, whose translation MDLELTDKVAVVTGAGKGIGLAITEAFLREGVRVVAGSRSESLELAALRETYDVAFVAGDLATSEGVDALIQAAMERHSRIDVLVNNVGATEPRTDFLAIDDAQWKRGFDLNFFSAVRASRAALPHLLADGGGAVVNISSLNARLPFPTVVDYSAAKAALTSLTKALSEEFAPRGVRVNATAPGPVRTPFWTAPGGFAEAVAADAGTSAQEAMDVVVPQQMGITTGRFTEPQEVANLALFLASSRAANITGAEFLIDGGQTKTT comes from the coding sequence ATGGATCTGGAGCTCACCGACAAAGTCGCCGTCGTCACCGGCGCCGGCAAGGGCATCGGCCTGGCCATCACCGAGGCGTTCCTGCGTGAGGGCGTGCGTGTGGTCGCCGGCAGCCGTTCCGAGTCCCTTGAGCTGGCCGCGTTGCGCGAGACATATGACGTGGCCTTCGTCGCCGGCGATCTGGCTACCAGCGAAGGCGTGGATGCACTGATCCAGGCGGCGATGGAACGCCACAGCAGGATCGACGTCCTGGTCAACAACGTCGGAGCCACCGAGCCCCGCACCGATTTCCTCGCCATCGACGACGCACAGTGGAAGCGGGGCTTCGACCTGAACTTCTTCAGCGCCGTCCGCGCCAGCCGCGCCGCGCTGCCGCACCTGCTCGCGGACGGCGGAGGCGCGGTCGTCAACATCAGTTCCCTCAACGCCCGGCTGCCCTTCCCCACCGTGGTGGACTACTCGGCGGCCAAGGCAGCGCTGACCAGCCTCACCAAGGCGCTGTCGGAGGAGTTTGCGCCGCGCGGTGTCCGGGTGAACGCCACCGCTCCGGGACCGGTCCGCACCCCGTTCTGGACCGCCCCCGGCGGCTTCGCCGAGGCCGTGGCGGCCGACGCAGGGACCAGTGCCCAGGAGGCCATGGACGTGGTGGTGCCACAGCAGATGGGCATCACCACGGGACGCTTCACCGAACCTCAGGAGGTCGCCAACCTCGCGCTCTTCCTGGCCTCGTCCCGCGCCGCGAACATCACAGGCGCCGAATTCCTCATCGACGGCGGCCAGACCAAGACGACCTGA
- a CDS encoding MFS transporter: MFLFSLIVFSLTSLLVGAAQTQWGLICARALQGIGAAVLAPSALSLLTRTFAEGRARNRAMAAYSAVAGLGAALGLVVGGLVADLISWRAGFFLNVPAGIVMMVLAARFLPETERRRGRFDIAGALSATLGSTALVLGIINAADFGWTTPVTLIALSAGVVMPALFVRVEGRAAQPIVPLRLFASRERSGAYVARMLYMGAMMGFFFFTAQFVQSVYHWTPLQAGLAFLPMTLVNFVFAVQVPRLLEKAGRPLVLLTGIVLTTAGMVWLSRLDLHTPYLTGVALPMVLIGAGQGLALAPLTSSGVDGVAPADLGAGAGLVNTVHQIGSALSLSILTAVAAAVSTGHAAADIAARSGAALTGSAILLALAVVTVLTLLMPHRKERSL; this comes from the coding sequence GTGTTCCTGTTCTCCCTGATCGTCTTCTCGCTGACGTCGCTCCTGGTGGGCGCCGCACAGACCCAGTGGGGGCTGATCTGCGCCCGCGCGCTCCAGGGCATCGGCGCCGCGGTACTGGCCCCCTCCGCCCTGTCCCTGCTCACGCGCACCTTCGCCGAAGGCCGGGCCCGCAATCGGGCGATGGCCGCGTACAGCGCGGTGGCCGGTCTCGGGGCGGCCCTCGGCCTGGTCGTCGGCGGGCTGGTCGCCGACCTGATCTCATGGCGGGCCGGATTCTTCCTCAACGTCCCGGCCGGCATCGTCATGATGGTCCTGGCGGCGCGGTTCCTTCCCGAGACCGAGCGCCGCCGAGGCCGCTTCGACATCGCCGGGGCGCTGTCGGCGACACTGGGCTCAACGGCCCTGGTCCTCGGCATCATCAACGCGGCCGACTTCGGCTGGACCACCCCCGTCACCCTGATAGCGCTGTCGGCCGGTGTGGTGATGCCGGCGCTGTTCGTCCGGGTGGAGGGGCGAGCCGCGCAGCCGATCGTGCCGCTGCGGCTGTTCGCCAGCCGGGAGCGCAGCGGAGCGTATGTCGCGCGGATGCTCTACATGGGCGCGATGATGGGGTTCTTCTTTTTCACCGCGCAGTTCGTACAAAGCGTCTACCACTGGACGCCGCTGCAGGCCGGGCTCGCCTTTCTTCCGATGACGCTGGTCAACTTCGTCTTCGCTGTCCAGGTGCCGCGGTTGCTGGAGAAGGCCGGCAGGCCGCTGGTGCTCCTCACCGGCATCGTCCTGACCACAGCGGGGATGGTGTGGCTCAGCCGCCTCGACCTGCACACCCCCTACCTGACGGGAGTGGCGTTGCCGATGGTGCTGATCGGTGCCGGCCAGGGTCTGGCGCTGGCCCCGCTGACCTCCAGCGGTGTCGACGGCGTCGCTCCCGCGGACTTGGGGGCAGGCGCGGGCCTGGTCAACACCGTGCACCAGATCGGCAGCGCGCTGAGCCTGAGCATCCTGACCGCCGTGGCCGCCGCCGTCTCCACAGGCCACGCGGCCGCCGACATCGCGGCCCGCTCGGGTGCGGCCCTGACCGGCTCCGCCATCCTGCTCGCGCTCGCGGTCGTGACCGTCCTCACCCTCCTCATGCCCCACCGCAAGGAAAGGTCCCTGTGA
- a CDS encoding aldo/keto reductase has translation MQTLTLNNGVEMPALGLGVFQTPPQETQAAVRSALDLGYRHIDTAAAYGNEREVGQAIRDSAVPRDDLFIETKIWISDYGYDETLHGFDKSAAKLGVDRIDLLILHQALPSDFDRTLAAYRALEKLLADGKVRAIGVSNFMVDHLTTLLDATSVVPAVNQLEIHPYFQQRAVLDFDDQHHILNQAWSPIGGITFYPGYGEHRKSVLEDPAVTRIAEAHGKSPAQVLLRWGLQQGRSVIPKSTKRERIAENIDVFDFALTPDELASLDTLETGRRGGPEPETVTLADYGRAIPEA, from the coding sequence ATGCAGACCCTCACCCTCAACAACGGCGTCGAGATGCCCGCCCTCGGACTCGGTGTCTTCCAGACCCCGCCCCAGGAGACCCAGGCCGCCGTCAGGTCCGCGCTCGACCTCGGCTACCGGCACATCGACACCGCCGCCGCGTACGGCAACGAACGCGAGGTCGGCCAGGCGATCCGCGACTCCGCGGTACCCCGCGACGACCTCTTCATCGAGACCAAGATCTGGATCAGCGACTACGGCTACGACGAGACCCTGCACGGCTTCGACAAGAGCGCCGCCAAGCTCGGGGTGGACCGGATCGACCTGCTGATCCTGCACCAGGCCCTGCCCTCGGACTTCGACCGGACCCTCGCTGCCTACCGCGCCCTGGAGAAGCTGCTGGCCGACGGCAAGGTCCGCGCCATCGGCGTCAGCAACTTCATGGTCGACCACCTGACCACACTGCTCGACGCCACCTCCGTCGTCCCGGCGGTCAACCAGTTGGAGATCCACCCCTACTTCCAGCAGCGCGCCGTCCTCGACTTCGACGACCAGCACCACATCCTCAACCAGGCCTGGTCCCCCATCGGAGGAATCACCTTCTATCCGGGTTACGGCGAGCACCGCAAGAGCGTCCTTGAGGACCCGGCCGTCACCCGCATCGCCGAAGCCCACGGCAAGAGCCCCGCCCAGGTGCTGCTGCGCTGGGGCCTCCAGCAGGGCCGCTCGGTCATCCCCAAGTCCACCAAGCGCGAGCGGATCGCCGAGAACATCGACGTCTTCGACTTCGCACTCACCCCCGACGAGCTCGCCTCCCTCGACACGCTGGAGACCGGCCGGCGCGGCGGCCCCGAACCCGAGACGGTGACGCTCGCGGACTACGGCCGTGCCATTCCCGAGGCATGA
- a CDS encoding MerR family transcriptional regulator, whose translation MAWSTSQLAELAGTTLKTVRHYHEIGLLDEPERASNGYKRYGVEHLVRLLRIRRLVDLGLPLSDIPSAEAGDERAEQILLALDAELAASIERQQRMRRELAAILENRASIDLPAGFKTLVDDLPEAQRSLLLAYSSVLTPSAMSAIQEQLSAPRSDVAAQFEALPADAPEGVRRQLAQRLAPEARKQQNDHPFLRDLEASSRRGGAITQSVVVQALVEFYNEAQLDVLQRVHALLSEEDAAGP comes from the coding sequence GTGGCGTGGAGCACAAGTCAGCTGGCCGAACTCGCCGGCACGACACTCAAAACCGTCCGGCACTATCACGAGATCGGGTTGCTGGACGAGCCGGAGCGAGCGTCCAACGGCTACAAGCGGTACGGCGTCGAGCACCTGGTCCGCCTGCTGCGCATCCGCAGGCTGGTCGACCTCGGCCTGCCGCTGTCGGACATCCCCTCGGCCGAGGCCGGCGACGAGAGGGCAGAGCAGATCCTGCTCGCCCTGGACGCAGAACTCGCGGCGAGCATCGAACGCCAGCAGCGGATGCGACGGGAACTGGCGGCGATTCTGGAGAACCGGGCCTCGATCGATCTGCCGGCGGGCTTCAAGACACTCGTCGACGACCTGCCGGAGGCGCAGCGGTCCCTCCTGCTCGCGTACTCCAGCGTTCTCACCCCCTCGGCGATGTCCGCGATCCAGGAGCAGCTCTCAGCGCCTCGCAGCGACGTCGCCGCACAGTTCGAGGCCCTCCCCGCGGACGCGCCCGAAGGCGTGCGGAGGCAACTCGCGCAACGCCTTGCGCCCGAAGCCCGCAAACAGCAGAACGACCACCCGTTCCTGCGTGACCTGGAGGCCTCCTCCCGCCGGGGAGGGGCGATCACCCAGTCGGTTGTCGTGCAGGCATTGGTCGAGTTCTACAACGAGGCCCAACTCGACGTCCTGCAACGCGTGCACGCATTGCTTTCGGAGGAGGACGCTGCCGGGCCGTGA
- a CDS encoding alpha/beta hydrolase, producing the protein MKRQRIIGQSSALAFVLGISASLAAPPAVADDPQASKVRWGTCPEDVVAAAAPTELQCATVPVPVDYTDPEGTAIDLMLSRLASTNPDKRRGSLMLNPGGPGGSGLALPALLVARGLPADVLDSYDLIGMDTRGIGHSAPVTCGFTPDGPYTANIPPYAVDDAAVTARAKVAKQVAEQCERNDRNGLLRQLTTANTARDLDRIRAALGEEKTSYLGYSYGTALGAAYASMFPERSDRIVLDSNIGDTHLDRDGLRRYALGMEQSLPDFAKWAAARHDSYGLGRTPEQVRKTYFTLAERLDKAPVAGFDGSLLRQYTFSQLFKKMQYPKLAQQWQTLAGGDDTAARRLPTQNGTAGKAPSSIDNPLAVFAAVTCNDVEWPKNVDTYRHGVANDRERYPLFGAAAANITPCAFWPYAPAEPPVAVNDDGPRNVLLVQNLRDAPTPHDGGKMLRQKFADRSRLLSVDDTGHGAYVLGDNACALNTTTRYLVEGKMPGKDMLCRAG; encoded by the coding sequence ATGAAACGACAACGCATTATTGGCCAGAGCTCGGCTCTGGCGTTCGTCCTCGGCATCAGCGCCTCGCTGGCCGCGCCGCCCGCCGTCGCGGACGATCCACAGGCGTCGAAGGTGCGGTGGGGCACGTGTCCCGAGGACGTAGTGGCCGCAGCGGCTCCGACCGAGCTGCAATGCGCCACCGTGCCCGTGCCGGTGGACTACACCGACCCCGAGGGCACTGCGATCGACCTCATGCTCTCCCGGCTGGCCAGCACGAACCCTGACAAGCGGCGCGGATCACTCATGCTCAACCCAGGTGGCCCCGGAGGCTCAGGACTGGCGCTGCCCGCGCTGCTGGTGGCCCGGGGTCTTCCCGCCGACGTCCTGGACAGCTACGACCTGATCGGCATGGACACCCGCGGCATCGGGCACTCGGCGCCGGTCACGTGCGGGTTCACGCCCGACGGCCCCTACACCGCCAACATTCCTCCCTACGCGGTCGATGATGCGGCGGTCACCGCACGGGCGAAGGTCGCCAAGCAGGTGGCCGAGCAGTGCGAGCGCAATGACCGCAACGGACTGTTGCGCCAGCTGACCACGGCGAACACCGCCCGCGACCTGGACCGCATCCGGGCCGCGCTCGGCGAGGAGAAGACCAGCTACCTGGGCTACTCCTACGGCACGGCCTTGGGCGCCGCCTATGCGTCGATGTTCCCCGAGCGCTCCGACCGGATCGTGCTCGACAGCAACATCGGTGACACCCACCTCGACCGCGACGGCTTGCGCCGCTACGCCCTCGGGATGGAACAGTCGCTCCCCGACTTCGCGAAGTGGGCAGCCGCCCGGCACGACAGCTACGGCCTGGGCCGCACTCCCGAGCAGGTCCGCAAGACCTACTTCACCCTCGCCGAGCGACTCGACAAGGCTCCGGTCGCAGGCTTCGACGGCAGTCTGTTGCGGCAGTACACCTTCAGCCAACTGTTCAAGAAGATGCAGTACCCCAAGCTCGCTCAGCAGTGGCAGACGCTGGCAGGCGGCGACGACACGGCGGCCCGCCGCCTGCCGACGCAGAACGGCACGGCAGGCAAGGCGCCGTCCTCAATCGACAACCCTTTGGCGGTATTTGCCGCCGTGACCTGCAACGACGTCGAGTGGCCCAAGAACGTGGACACCTACCGGCACGGCGTCGCCAACGACCGCGAGCGCTATCCACTGTTCGGCGCCGCCGCCGCCAACATCACGCCCTGCGCCTTCTGGCCGTACGCCCCGGCCGAGCCGCCGGTCGCGGTCAACGACGACGGACCGCGGAACGTGCTGCTCGTCCAGAACCTCCGCGACGCGCCGACACCGCACGACGGCGGGAAGATGCTGCGCCAGAAGTTCGCGGACCGATCCCGGCTGCTCAGCGTCGACGACACCGGGCACGGCGCCTACGTCCTCGGCGACAACGCCTGCGCGTTGAACACCACCACGCGCTACCTCGTCGAGGGCAAGATGCCCGGAAAGGACATGCTCTGCCGCGCAGGCTGA